From Salvia splendens isolate huo1 unplaced genomic scaffold, SspV2 ctg666, whole genome shotgun sequence, one genomic window encodes:
- the LOC121790917 gene encoding putative late blight resistance protein homolog R1A-10, which produces QNLTFAQDQSIRREKVVGFKDEEATLLGYLMDEKEKLDVISIIGMPGLGKTTLAWKIFENEQICFEFPIRIWVYVSQRFNSRDVFLNILRKFTSNDMSGLSDEELAQSVRVCLSKEKFLLVMDDVWSPEDWQVIKTVLPSSNKLSKVMITSRLKTVGERAKVGHFTEPHNLRFFKLEESWELLQLEVFGNEEGCYTDQYRELVDIGMKIAAQCHGVPLTVVVVGGILVDLFVKTHVSHLLKKFWDDVSDNVSKFAQNNEEKRISEAVELSYKTLPDHLRECFLYMAVFPEEHVIPAWMLTRMWIAEGFVLPKQGSLEEAAEQNLSDLVGRNLLMLDHKNLMGEIKTCRVHDMIREFCKNIAVEQKLFQEIRKNKGVFEPPVSEVQKFHRLCFHSDLPTFFSKKPKGPHVRSFLCFYKEPVNLEDKYLPSIPDAFELLRVLESISIRFRQFPAKVTKLIHLRYVTLYIEEFSILPEPLSQLWNLQTLIVETKSRSITMKANIWKMYRLRHLKLKAAIVLDPKWNGEGGENLQTLSRLAPESYTAKVSERACNLIELGIRGKLATLFSDMSMENLGFLEKLKLMNDVPTDSEPLPRLPQSSSFPPNLKRLTLSKTFLDWKHMSTLAEIQSLEVLKLKENAFTGTSWNAAASVFENLLVLVIIDADIVLWVVSTDSFPRLSSVVLKNCDKLEHIPVELGQKLKFMEIERIHRSAVESAKRIEEVKREEEERRPKERVQFKLQIGPGCGRGPN; this is translated from the coding sequence CAAAATTTAACTTTTGCTCAGGATCAGTCCATCAGACGAGAAAAAGTGGTGGGTTTCAAAGACGAGGAAGCAACGCTATTAGGTTATCTCATGGATGAGAAGGAGAAGCTTGATGTCATCTCCATCATCGGTATGCCTGGCTTGGGGAAGACAACTCTGGCGTGGAAGATTTTTGAGAATGAACAGATCTGTTTTGAGTTCCCAATACGCATTTGGGTTTATGTTTCTCAAAGGTTCAACAGTCGGGATGTGTTTCTCAACATTCTGAGAAAATTCACTAGCAACGACATGTCTGGCCTTAGTGATGAGGAGTTAGCCCAGTCAGTTCGTGTGTGCCTGTCCAAAGAGAAATTCTTGTTGGTAATGGATGATGTGTGGAGCCCTGAGGACTGGCAAGTCATAAAAACTGTACTGCCTAGTAGCAATAAATTGAGTAAGGTCATGATCACGAGTCGTCTGAAAACTGTTGGTGAACGTGCTAAAGTTGGCCACTTCACGGAGCCCCACAATCTGCGTTTCTTCAAACTGGAGGAAAGTTGGGAACTGCTCCAATTGGAGGTATTTGGGAACGAAGAAGGTTGCTACACTGACCAGTACAGGGAGTTGGTAGACATTGGAATGAAAATAGCTGCCCAGTGTCATGGAGTGCCTTTGACAGTTGTGGTGGTTGGAGGCATTCTTGTAGATTTATTTGTCAAAACACATGTATCCCATCTTCTGAAAAAGTTTTGGGATGATGTGTCTGATAATGTGAGCAAGTTTGCGCAGAATAACGAGGAGAAGCGCATATCAGAAGCTGTTGAGTTGAGCTACAAAACATTGCCCGATCACTTAAGAGAATGCTTTCTCTATATGGCTGTGTTTCCTGAAGAACACGTGATCCCAGCTTGGATGCTGACACGCATGTGGATTGCAGAAGGATTCGTACTGCCTAAACAAGGAAGTTTGGAGGAAGCTGCAGAGCAAAATTTAAGTGATCTTGTCGGTAGGAACTTACTCATGCTTGATCATAAAAACCTAATGGGTGAAATAAAAACATGTCGTGTCCATGATATGATTCGTGAATTTTGCAAAAACATAGCTGTGGAGCAGAAGTTATTCCAAGAGATAAGGAAAAATAAGGGAGTATTTGAACCTCCTGTTTCTGAGGTCCAGAAGTTCCACCGTCTTTGTTTCCATTCCGATCTCCCCACATTCTTCTCTAAAAAACCAAAAGGTCCTCATGTTCGTTCCTTCTTATGTTTCTACAAGGAGCCTGTAAACTTGGAAGACAAATACCTACCATCAATTCCAGATGCCTTCGAGTTGCTCAGAGTTTTAGAGTCAATATCCATCAGATTCCGTCAATTTCCTGCAAAGGTGACCAAATTGATTCATTTGAGGTATGTCACTCTATATATTGAGGAATTCTCTATTCTTCCGGAGCCCCTCTCCCAGCTATGGAACCTACAAACTCTTATTGTGGAGACAAAGTCACGTTCCATTACCATGAAGGCAAATATATGGAAGATGTATCGTCTGAGGCATCTCAAGTTGAAAGCAGCCATAGTCTTGGACCCAAAATGGAATGGTGAAGGTGGCGAAAACCTCCAAACACTCAGCAGATTGGCACCCGAATCTTACACAGCAAAGGTTTCCGAAAGGGCCTGCAATCTCATTGAATTGGGAATTCGTGGTAAACTAGCCACTCTTTTTAGTGACATGTCCATGGAAAACTTGGGTTTTCTTGAAAAGCTGAAGCTGATGAATGATGTACCTACCGACTCTGAACCTCTCCCTCGCCTCCCTCAGTCCAGTTCCTTCCCTCCAAATCTCAAAAGGTTGACATTGTCGAAAACATTCCTTGATTGGAAGCATATGTCCACATTAGCTGAGATCCAAAGCTTGGAGGTCTTGAAGCTGAAAGAGAATGCATTCACTGGAACCTCCTGGAATGCTGCTGCTAGCGTTTTCGAAAATCTGCTAGTCTTGGTCATCATAGATGCAGATATAGTTTTGTGGGTGGTTTCAACTGACAGTTTTCCTCGTCTTAGCTCTGTTGTCCTTAAGAACTGTGACAAACTAGAACATATTCCAGTTGAGTTAGGCCAGAAGTTGAAGTTTATGGAGATTGAGCGCATTCACAGATCAGCAGTTGAATCAGCCAAGAGGATCGAGGAGGTAAAAAGGGAGGAGGAAGAGCGGAGACCCAAAGAGCGGGTTCAGTTCAAGCTCCAAATCGGCCCTGGATGTGGGAGGGGACCTAACTGA